In Desulfoferula mesophila, the genomic window GCTGATGTGGGGGGGGCTGGTTTTTATCGGGCTGGGCGCCGCCTGGCTCGCGGGCAAAGTCATGTTTATCGCCGGGTCGCTATTCGTACTGCAAGGCATATTCTATAACGTCCCGCCGCTGCGCAGCAAAGACCGCGCTTATCTTGACGTCGTTTCGGAATCAATTAACAACCCCATCCGCTTGACAATCGGCTGGGCAATGATTGACCCGACCACTCTTCCCCCCGCCTCGATAATTTTGGCTTACTGGCTGGGGGGCGCATTCTTGATGGCCGCCAAACGATTGAGCGAATATCGGGAGACGAATGCAGCGGGGCAGAGGGAAGAACTAGAGAAGTATCGCAAAAGTTTTTTGCATTATAGCGAACTGTCATTGCTTATTTCGTGCGTGGCGTACGCGATGATGTCCAATTTTTTCATGGCGGTGTTTTTCATAAAATATCGGGTTGAATTTATAATTTTGCTGCCAATGACCACCTACCTTTTCTGTTACTATTTGGCCATTTCCATGAAGCCGGGGTCGGTCGCTCAAAAGCCGGAGAATTTATTACATGAGCGTAATTTAATTGTGACCATGTCGGCCCTATTTGTTTTGTTCCTGCTGGCATTATTTATCGATATGCCGTTTATCGAGACTTTGGCCGTTCAAAAATACATCGTGCTGCCATAGTGGAGAGCGACATGGTTCGATGCGCAGACTTGGCGTGACATCGAACTTGTCGTTTTCGACGTGGATGGAACCTTCTACGACCAGAGGATCTTGCGCCGCAAGATGATGCTGGAGTTGTTGGCCCACTGTCTGGCGCAACGGTGTTTCATTCCGACTATCCGGCCGCTGCCAAGGTCGCGGCGTTGGGCTTGTCGGCTGATGATATTGCAGGTGCCCGGGACCACGGCGTCGGCATACTCAAGCCGCATCCCAGGGGACTGCTGCAATTGATGCAAAGGGCGGGGATAGGGCCGGCGCGCATTGCTTGATAAGATCCAGGCGGCCCTGCGCGGACCTTGCCAACTTCCGCTCCTTGGACGATCCGATATTTGCAACGTTCAGCGCGCCCGAACAAGCCTGAGGGGCGCGGCGGCCGGAGCCCCACTCCAGGACGCCCGGGTCCTAGGTGATGCGCGAAACCCGGTTTTACTCGGGGCTTGGGGCTAGGATTGCTTCGGCGGGCAAGGGGCGGCGTCCAGCAGGTCCGCCGGGCTGCGCCGGCTTTTGCGGGCGGCCTCCAACAGGAGGCGGTAGGGTTGTTCCCATTCCGGGGCCTGGCAGGCCGCCCGGCGCAGGTGGCCCACCACTTCGGGCCAGTCTACCTGGGAGGCCCAGAAGCGGGCAAAGGCGGAGTGGCCCGCCGGGAAGGGGGCGGTGGGGCGCTGGCCCCAGGCAGCCAGGGCCCGTTGGCCGCGCCGGAGCTGCTCCTGGGCCCTGGGGGGCCAGGAGTGGGAGTCCGCGGCCGGTTCATAAACGAACACTTCGGCGATCTTCAGGGCCGGCCAGGAAGGATTGCCCGGCTTCACCTCCAGGCGCAGCCAGCGCACGGTTTGGGGCTCGAAAGTGAACTCCAAGGCGGGCACCGGGGCCAGCTTGACCCGCTTTCCCCGCCAGGTGAGCCCGGCCATGCTTCCCTTGCCCCCGGCCAGGGTCTGCCAGGTCTTGCCGTCCAGCGATCCCTGGACGCTGAGGTTGTAGAGCATACCCGGCTTGCCCCGCCAATTGAAGGGGGGCAAAAGGCTCAAGCGGGCCACCGGCCGGGCCTGGCCCAGGTCCAACAACAGCCGGGACGGCCGCTGGTTATCGCCCGGCCAGGCGGTGCCCAGGTTGCGGTCCAAGACCGACGCGGCATGCTCCTGCTCGGAGTGGGCGCGCCAGTCCCGGGAGGGCAGGGGGACCAGGGTGGGTGCGGGATCGAAGTCGTGCCACACCACGTACTCTTCCACCTCCAGGGGACTTTTCCACGCCCCCAGGCGGCGCAGGGCGCGGTCCAGCATGGCGGGGGCGGGCACGGCCAGGCGCTTGTGGGTGACCCAGGCCGGCTGGTCCGCCGCGTCCACCTGGCGCAGATGGCTAAGATTGCGCGCCCCGAAAAAGTCCGCGGCCAACAGCCGCCCTTGGCTCTCGAAGGTGAGCGGCAGGGCCACCCGGCCATGGGCGTAACTGAAATTCACCCCCTCGTCTTCCAGAACCGCGAGCAGGGCCTCCACCGGCCGGTGGGGCGTCTGGGCAAAGCGCTCCAGATACAGATGGTGGGTGTAGAGATTGAACAACAGCAGGCCGCCCATGAGCCCCACCCCCGCCAGGTGACGCCATTGGCTCACCTTGACCAGCCACAGGGCGGCCAGCACGGTCAGGGGGATCATCATGGGGGTGGCGTAGCGCAGGATGGCCTTGTGCCCGTGTCCGCTGGAGGCGTGCAAAAACAACAGCACCCACAGGGCCAGGATTATCAGGTCGGCCGGCGATCGCCAGGGGTTCTGCCGCTTCCAGGCGCGGCGGGCCCAGCGCACCAGGGCGGCCACGGCCAGGCCCAGGGCGGGCAGATAGACCAACAGCAGCACCACCGCCGGGGCCGCCAGGGGCA contains:
- a CDS encoding discoidin domain-containing protein; this encodes MNPGEPPRRPKAWQTALGLAACVALYWAVRLWLISCPSLSQVDYDEAVTGLMALDIIDGKHHILFWGQPYMGTLEAYLAALLFKLFGPSTLMLRLALLVYGSAGVLALFALGRAAGGRRLGFWAACLWSLPPLFLSFQGVYVTGGHLEAVVAGALLLAGACRLAFDPPRREGLWALGLGVVGGLGLWSSLLILPLVAASVLGLGLARPRWLLGRGPWLAGLGLLVGVAPLLAWNAEHHWLTLVQVGGSQLGRTWSNAAMLLKSVWGPMLIGAWWDGRSVAGQMPLAAPAVVLLLVYLPALGLAVAALVRWARRAWKRQNPWRSPADLIILALWVLLFLHASSGHGHKAILRYATPMMIPLTVLAALWLVKVSQWRHLAGVGLMGGLLLFNLYTHHLYLERFAQTPHRPVEALLAVLEDEGVNFSYAHGRVALPLTFESQGRLLAADFFGARNLSHLRQVDAADQPAWVTHKRLAVPAPAMLDRALRRLGAWKSPLEVEEYVVWHDFDPAPTLVPLPSRDWRAHSEQEHAASVLDRNLGTAWPGDNQRPSRLLLDLGQARPVARLSLLPPFNWRGKPGMLYNLSVQGSLDGKTWQTLAGGKGSMAGLTWRGKRVKLAPVPALEFTFEPQTVRWLRLEVKPGNPSWPALKIAEVFVYEPAADSHSWPPRAQEQLRRGQRALAAWGQRPTAPFPAGHSAFARFWASQVDWPEVVGHLRRAACQAPEWEQPYRLLLEAARKSRRSPADLLDAAPCPPKQS
- a CDS encoding UbiA family prenyltransferase yields the protein MSVHKPSLKDYLAICRFDHFTKHVFIIPGICLAYILRYQHVHIQWANILFGCIVALSIASANYAINEWLDRNFDKFHPDKSWRTAIQFNLDPRVVWLMWGGLVFIGLGAAWLAGKVMFIAGSLFVLQGIFYNVPPLRSKDRAYLDVVSESINNPIRLTIGWAMIDPTTLPPASIILAYWLGGAFLMAAKRLSEYRETNAAGQREELEKYRKSFLHYSELSLLISCVAYAMMSNFFMAVFFIKYRVEFIILLPMTTYLFCYYLAISMKPGSVAQKPENLLHERNLIVTMSALFVLFLLALFIDMPFIETLAVQKYIVLP